A genomic region of Podarcis raffonei isolate rPodRaf1 chromosome 13, rPodRaf1.pri, whole genome shotgun sequence contains the following coding sequences:
- the NGDN gene encoding neuroguidin, giving the protein MAMAESQPGPPASLALGERVEADLPAALGLLKSLQDQVVAVTHHVQTLAQKVQAGAYPTEKGLSFLEVKDQLLLLYLQDLSHLILEKTSGNSLADNPALLRLVETRTVLEKMRPIDQKLKYQVDKLVKAAVTGALGENDPLRFKPNPGNLMSKLDDSEESEDEEAAGGAKNSGKGASKGGSRKYVPPRLVPVHYDETEAEREKKLLEQAKKRALSSSIIRELKEQYSDAPEEVREGRYAHASRQSREDEHRTNYEESMMVRLNVTRKEKARRRRVGDLGSQLSSLTHFGDITALTGAATPSGEDLGPQRKKKKKVGMKRGKQKRGFRKRR; this is encoded by the exons ATGGCCATGGCGGAGAGTCAGCCTGGGCCGCCTGCCTCTCTGGCCCTGGGG GAGAGAGTGGAAGCGGATCTGCCGGCCGCCCTTGGCCTCTTGAAATCCCTCCAAGACCAG GTGGTTGCGGTGACCCATCATGTACAGACTCTGGCGCAGAAGGTTCAGGCAGGGGCCTACCCCACCGAGAAG GGCCTCAGTTTCTTGGAAGTGAAAGaccagctgctgcttctctaCCTCCAAGACCTCTCTCACCTGATCCTGGAAAAAACTTCGGGGAACTCCCTGGCTGACAACCCTGCCTTGCTGCGCTTGGTGGAAACCAGAACG GTCTTGGAGAAGATGCGTCCCATTGACCAGAAGTTGAAGTACCAGGTGGACAAACTTGTGAAGGCAGCTGTCACAGGCGCACTGG GCGAAAATGACCCGCTGCGGTTCAAGCCGAATCCTGGCAACCTGATGAGCAAG CTCGACGACTCGGAGGAGAGCGAAGATGAGGAAGCCGCTGGTggcgcaaagaattctgggaaagggGCGTCCAAAGGAGGGAGCAGGAAATATGTCCCACCCCGCCTGGTTCCTGTACATTATG ATGAAACGGAAGCTGAAAGGGAGAAGAAGCTTCTGGAGCAGGCCAAAAAGCGAGCGCTCAGCAGCTCCATCATCCGGGAGCTGAAGGAGCAGTACTCGGATGCCCCGGAGGAGGTCCGTGAAGGGCGCTACGCTCATGCCAGCCGGCAGAGCCGAGAGGATGAGCACCG GACAAACTACGAGGAGAGCATGATGGTCCGTCTCAACGTGACCCGGAAGGAGAAGGCGCGGCGTCGACGAGTGGGGGACCTGGGCTCGCAGCTCAGCTCCCTCACCCACTTTGGTGACATCACTGCGTTGACCGGGGCAGCGACCCCATCAGGAGAG GATTTGGGCCCccagaggaaaaagaagaaaaaggtcgGCATGAAACGAGGAAAGCAGAAAAGAG GTTTCCGCAAGAGGCGATAA